The proteins below are encoded in one region of Buttiauxella gaviniae:
- the potA gene encoding spermidine/putrescine ABC transporter ATP-binding protein PotA produces MGRRKKLNKQLRSHSPLVELAGVGKSFDGKTVISDLSLTINHGEFLTLLGPSGCGKTTVLRLIAGLEGVNTGTISLENQDITHVPAEQRHVNTVFQSYALFPHMTVFENVAFGLRMQKTPAAEIAPRVTDALKMVQLEEFAQRKPHQLSGGQQQRVAIARAVVNKPRLLLLDESLSALDYKLRKQMQNELKALQRKLGITFVFVTHDQEEALTMSDRIVVMRDGRIEQDGTPREIYEEPKNLFVASFIGEINIFDATVIERVDEQRVLANVEGRECHIYVTIPVTVGQRLKVLLRPEDLRVEEINDTHVADGLIGYVRERNYKGMTLESNVELENGKMVMVSEFFNEDDPDFDHTLDQKMAINWVESWEVVLADEELA; encoded by the coding sequence ATGGGACGGCGTAAAAAATTGAATAAACAGCTTCGTTCGCACTCTCCGCTGGTAGAACTTGCGGGAGTAGGTAAGAGCTTTGATGGTAAAACCGTTATTTCTGATTTATCTCTCACCATCAATCATGGTGAATTTCTCACACTCCTTGGCCCATCCGGCTGCGGCAAAACGACCGTGCTGCGCTTAATCGCTGGCCTCGAGGGCGTGAACACCGGCACGATTTCCCTGGAAAACCAGGACATCACGCACGTTCCGGCCGAACAACGCCACGTCAATACCGTCTTCCAAAGCTACGCGCTCTTCCCTCACATGACCGTTTTTGAAAACGTGGCTTTCGGTTTAAGAATGCAAAAAACGCCTGCCGCCGAGATTGCTCCGCGCGTGACAGACGCCTTAAAAATGGTGCAGCTAGAAGAATTTGCGCAGCGTAAACCGCACCAGCTCTCAGGCGGCCAGCAACAGCGCGTGGCGATTGCACGTGCGGTGGTGAACAAGCCCCGTCTACTCCTGCTTGATGAATCCCTCTCCGCACTTGATTACAAATTGCGCAAGCAGATGCAAAACGAATTAAAGGCGCTGCAACGCAAACTCGGCATCACTTTTGTGTTCGTCACACACGATCAGGAAGAAGCCCTCACCATGTCCGACAGGATCGTGGTAATGCGGGATGGTCGCATAGAACAAGACGGTACCCCACGCGAGATTTACGAAGAACCGAAAAACCTGTTCGTGGCGAGCTTTATCGGGGAGATCAATATTTTTGATGCCACCGTAATTGAGCGCGTGGATGAGCAGCGCGTGCTGGCTAACGTCGAAGGCCGTGAATGCCATATTTACGTGACGATCCCTGTCACCGTCGGGCAGCGTTTGAAAGTGCTCCTACGCCCTGAAGATCTGCGGGTCGAAGAGATCAACGATACTCATGTTGCTGATGGCTTAATTGGTTATGTGCGGGAGCGTAATTACAAAGGCATGACGCTGGAATCTAACGTTGAGCTAGAAAACGGCAAAATGGTGATGGTTAGCGAATTCTTCAATGAAGATGACCCTGATTTTGACCATACGTTAGACCAAAAAATGGCGATTAATTGGGTTGAAAGCTGGGAGGTAGTGCTGGCAGATGAAGAGCTCGCGTAA
- the potB gene encoding spermidine/putrescine ABC transporter permease PotB — MKSSRKFQNMVIATIVGWLVLFVFLPNLMIIGTSFLTRDDANFVSMVFTLDNYARLADPLYAQVLLHSLNMAVIATLACLVLGYPFAWFLTRLPERVRPLLLFLLIVPFWTNSLIRIYGLKIFLSTKGYLNTFLLWLGVIDTPIRIMYTESAVILGLVYILLPFMVMPLYSSIEKLDKPLLEAARDLGANKFQTFMRIIIPLTMPGIIAGCLLVMLPAMGLFYVSDLMGGAKNLLIGNVIKSQFLNIRDWPFGAATSITLTLVMGLMLLIYWRTARLLNKKVELE; from the coding sequence ATGAAGAGCTCGCGTAAATTCCAGAATATGGTGATCGCCACCATCGTGGGTTGGCTGGTGCTGTTTGTCTTCCTGCCCAACCTGATGATTATCGGAACCAGTTTCCTGACGCGCGATGATGCAAATTTTGTCAGCATGGTTTTCACGCTGGATAACTATGCCCGCCTGGCCGATCCTTTGTATGCCCAGGTACTGCTGCACTCGCTAAATATGGCGGTGATAGCCACCCTTGCCTGCCTGGTGTTGGGTTATCCGTTTGCCTGGTTTCTCACACGCCTGCCGGAACGCGTGCGTCCGTTGCTGCTGTTTTTGCTGATTGTCCCGTTCTGGACTAACTCATTAATTCGTATTTACGGGCTGAAAATTTTCCTCAGCACCAAAGGCTATCTCAATACGTTTTTACTGTGGTTAGGCGTAATTGATACGCCGATTCGCATTATGTATACCGAAAGCGCGGTCATTCTGGGGCTGGTTTATATCTTGCTGCCGTTTATGGTGATGCCGCTCTATTCGAGTATAGAAAAACTGGATAAACCCCTGCTGGAAGCGGCGCGGGATTTGGGTGCCAATAAATTCCAGACCTTTATGCGCATTATTATTCCCCTCACTATGCCGGGCATTATTGCGGGTTGTCTGCTGGTGATGCTGCCTGCGATGGGGCTGTTTTACGTTTCCGATTTAATGGGCGGGGCAAAAAACCTGCTGATTGGGAACGTGATTAAGAGCCAGTTCCTGAATATTCGCGACTGGCCGTTTGGTGCCGCCACCAGCATTACGCTAACGTTAGTGATGGGCCTGATGTTGCTGATTTACTGGCGTACCGCCAGATTGCTGAATAAAAAGGTGGAATTAGAATGA
- the potC gene encoding spermidine/putrescine ABC transporter permease PotC, with translation MMGRLFRGGFMTAIYAYLYIPIIILIVNSFNSSRFGINWQGFTGKWYSLLMNNDSLLQAAQHSLTMAVFSATAATVIGSLTAVALYRYRFRGKPFVSGMLFVVMMSPDIVMAISLLVLFMLLGVSLGFWSLLFSHITFCLPFVVVTVYSRLKGFDVRMLEAAKDLGASEITILRKILLPLAMPAVAAGWLLSFTLSMDDVVVSSFVTGPSYEILPLKIYSMVKVGVSPEVNALATILLVLSLVLVVASQLILRDKTKIQGTLK, from the coding sequence ATGATGGGTCGCCTGTTCCGTGGCGGCTTTATGACCGCCATCTACGCGTATCTGTACATTCCGATCATTATTTTGATCGTCAATTCGTTTAACAGTTCGCGCTTCGGTATTAACTGGCAAGGCTTTACCGGGAAATGGTATAGCCTGCTGATGAACAACGACAGCCTGCTGCAAGCGGCGCAACACTCGCTGACGATGGCGGTGTTTTCCGCCACTGCGGCAACGGTCATCGGCTCGCTAACGGCGGTCGCACTATATCGCTATCGTTTTCGCGGCAAACCGTTTGTCAGCGGCATGCTATTTGTAGTGATGATGTCGCCCGATATTGTGATGGCGATTTCACTGCTGGTGCTGTTTATGCTGCTCGGCGTGTCCCTTGGCTTCTGGTCGCTGCTCTTTTCACACATCACCTTCTGCCTGCCGTTTGTGGTGGTCACGGTTTATTCCCGTCTGAAAGGGTTTGACGTGCGAATGCTGGAGGCAGCGAAAGATCTGGGCGCCAGTGAGATAACGATTCTGCGTAAGATCCTGCTGCCGCTGGCGATGCCTGCGGTAGCGGCGGGCTGGCTCCTGAGCTTTACGCTGTCGATGGACGATGTGGTGGTTTCGTCGTTCGTTACCGGGCCAAGTTATGAAATTTTACCGTTGAAGATTTACTCAATGGTGAAGGTCGGTGTTTCACCCGAGGTGAATGCCCTGGCTACCATCCTGTTAGTTCTCTCGCTGGTCCTGGTGGTTGCCAGTCAGCTTATTCTTCGTGATAAAACTAAAATTCAGGGGACGTTAAAATGA
- the potD gene encoding spermidine/putrescine ABC transporter substrate-binding protein PotD yields the protein MKKWSRHLLAVSALALGMSAAHADAASDKDSKTIYFYNWTEYVPPGLLEQFTKETGIKVIYSTYESNETMYAKLKTYKDGAYDLVVPSTYFVAKMRKEGMIQKIDKSQLSNFKNLDPEVLNKPFDPNNDYSIPYIWGATAIGINSDSIDPKTITSWADLWKPEYKQSLLLTDDAREVFQVALMKLGYSGNTTNPKEIEAAYHELQKLMPNVAAFNSDNPANPYMEGEVNLGMVWNGSAFVARQAGTPLEIVWPKEGGIFWMDNLAIPANAKNVDGALKLINFLLRPDVAKQVAETIGYPTPNLEARKLLPKEISGDKTLYPDEAVLKNGEWQNDVGDASAIYENYYQKLKAGR from the coding sequence ATGAAAAAATGGTCACGCCACCTGCTCGCTGTTAGCGCTCTGGCTCTGGGTATGAGCGCTGCACATGCTGACGCCGCATCTGACAAAGACAGCAAGACAATCTACTTCTATAACTGGACCGAGTATGTGCCGCCTGGCCTGCTTGAACAGTTCACCAAAGAAACCGGCATTAAAGTGATTTATTCGACCTACGAGTCGAACGAAACCATGTATGCCAAGCTGAAAACCTATAAAGACGGCGCGTATGATTTGGTCGTGCCATCGACCTACTTTGTGGCGAAAATGCGCAAAGAAGGGATGATACAGAAGATAGACAAAAGCCAACTGAGCAACTTTAAAAACCTGGATCCAGAGGTGCTCAACAAGCCGTTCGACCCGAATAACGATTACTCCATTCCCTATATCTGGGGTGCCACAGCGATTGGCATAAACAGCGATTCCATTGATCCGAAAACCATCACCAGTTGGGCTGATTTGTGGAAACCTGAATACAAACAGAGCCTGCTGCTGACCGACGATGCCCGCGAAGTATTCCAGGTTGCGCTAATGAAACTCGGTTACTCCGGCAACACCACCAATCCAAAAGAGATTGAAGCGGCCTATCATGAGCTGCAAAAGCTGATGCCAAACGTGGCGGCATTCAACTCTGACAATCCGGCCAACCCGTATATGGAAGGGGAAGTGAATCTCGGCATGGTGTGGAACGGTTCTGCGTTTGTTGCGCGTCAGGCGGGTACGCCGCTGGAAATCGTCTGGCCGAAAGAAGGCGGAATTTTCTGGATGGATAACCTGGCGATTCCGGCAAACGCCAAAAACGTAGACGGTGCGTTGAAGCTGATTAACTTCCTGCTGCGCCCGGATGTGGCAAAACAGGTCGCTGAAACTATCGGTTACCCGACGCCAAACCTCGAAGCCCGTAAACTGCTGCCAAAAGAAATCTCGGGCGATAAGACCCTTTACCCGGATGAAGCGGTGCTAAAAAACGGTGAGTGGCAGAACGATGTGGGCGATGCCAGTGCGATTTATGAGAATTATTATCAGAAGTTGAAGGCTGGGCGTTAA
- the cobB gene encoding Sir2 family NAD+-dependent deacetylase, with product MLSRRQHRLSRFRKTKRLLRQRMRQRAFFRDIPGPEAMEKPRVVVLTGAGISAESGIRTFRATDGLWEEHRVEDVATPEGFARDPDLVQAFYNARRQQLQQSEIQPNAAHLALARLEEELGDHFLLVTQNIDNLHERAGNKNIIHMHGELLKVRCARSGQVLEWKGDITREDRCHCCQLSAPLRPHVVWFGEMPLGMDEIYQAIATADYFIAIGTSGHVYPAAGFVHEARLQGAHTVELNLEPSQVGSEFEEKFYGLASEVVPEYVERLLKGLS from the coding sequence ATGCTATCGCGTCGTCAACATCGGCTAAGCCGTTTTAGAAAAACCAAACGTCTTCTCAGGCAGCGCATGCGCCAGCGTGCATTTTTCAGAGATATACCGGGACCCGAAGCGATGGAAAAACCCAGAGTCGTAGTGCTGACCGGGGCGGGGATTTCCGCCGAGTCTGGCATTCGTACTTTCCGCGCCACCGATGGTTTGTGGGAAGAACACCGTGTAGAAGATGTGGCGACGCCGGAAGGTTTCGCCCGTGACCCCGATCTGGTGCAGGCATTTTATAATGCGCGCCGCCAGCAGCTTCAGCAGTCAGAAATTCAGCCCAATGCCGCGCATCTGGCGCTGGCGCGGCTTGAAGAGGAGTTGGGTGACCACTTCCTGCTAGTGACGCAAAATATTGATAATCTCCATGAACGGGCGGGGAATAAAAATATTATCCATATGCACGGTGAACTGCTGAAAGTTCGCTGTGCGCGCAGCGGGCAAGTGCTGGAGTGGAAAGGGGATATTACCCGCGAAGACCGTTGCCACTGCTGCCAGCTTTCTGCCCCGTTGCGCCCGCACGTTGTATGGTTTGGCGAAATGCCGCTCGGAATGGATGAGATTTACCAGGCGATTGCGACGGCGGATTATTTCATTGCCATCGGTACATCCGGCCATGTTTATCCCGCCGCCGGTTTTGTCCACGAAGCGCGTTTGCAAGGCGCGCACACGGTTGAGCTAAATCTTGAACCGAGCCAGGTTGGCAGCGAGTTTGAAGAGAAGTTCTACGGTTTAGCCAGCGAAGTGGTGCCGGAGTATGTTGAGCGCTTGCTGAAAGGGCTGTCCTAA
- the nagK gene encoding N-acetylglucosamine kinase produces MYYGFDIGGTKMALGVYDTERRLQWETRVPTPHDSYENFLAAIVSLVKEADSRFGIKGSVGIGIPGMPVTDDGTLYAANVPAANGKPLKADLTARLERDVRLDNDANCFALSEAWDDDFRNYPVVMGLILGTGVGGGIIVNGKSITGRNYITGEFGHTRLPVDALNIVGRDFPLTRCGCGQHGCIENYLSGRGFAWVYQHFYSETLESKEIVARFYAGDKKAVEHVDRFMELLACCLGSLLTAVDAHLVVIGGGLSNFAEIYRQLPERLPKYLLPVAKVPRIEPARHGDAGGMRGAAFLHLTE; encoded by the coding sequence ATGTATTACGGATTCGACATTGGCGGCACAAAAATGGCTCTCGGCGTTTATGACACGGAGCGTCGACTGCAATGGGAAACGCGTGTTCCCACCCCGCATGACAGTTATGAGAATTTTTTAGCGGCTATCGTCTCCCTCGTAAAAGAGGCCGATAGCCGTTTTGGTATTAAGGGTTCGGTAGGTATCGGTATTCCTGGTATGCCGGTGACCGACGACGGTACGCTGTATGCGGCGAACGTGCCTGCAGCCAACGGTAAACCGCTGAAAGCCGATCTTACTGCACGGCTTGAGCGCGATGTGCGTCTGGATAACGATGCCAACTGCTTCGCGCTATCGGAAGCCTGGGATGATGACTTCCGCAATTATCCGGTGGTGATGGGGCTGATTCTCGGCACCGGCGTGGGCGGAGGCATTATCGTTAACGGGAAATCCATTACCGGGCGCAACTACATTACCGGTGAGTTCGGCCATACACGCCTGCCGGTTGATGCCCTGAATATTGTCGGGCGTGATTTTCCTCTCACGCGCTGCGGCTGCGGCCAGCATGGCTGCATTGAAAACTACCTTTCCGGTCGCGGATTCGCATGGGTCTATCAACACTTCTATTCTGAAACGCTGGAATCTAAAGAGATTGTCGCTCGTTTCTACGCTGGCGATAAAAAGGCCGTGGAGCACGTCGACCGCTTTATGGAATTACTGGCCTGTTGCCTCGGAAGTTTACTGACCGCAGTTGATGCGCACCTGGTCGTTATCGGCGGTGGCTTGTCTAATTTCGCTGAGATTTATCGGCAGTTGCCGGAACGTTTGCCAAAATATTTATTGCCGGTTGCAAAAGTACCGCGTATCGAGCCTGCACGACATGGGGATGCCGGAGGCATGCGTGGTGCGGCATTCCTCCATCTCACGGAGTAA
- the lolE gene encoding lipoprotein-releasing ABC transporter permease subunit LolE, with the protein MASPLSLLIGLRFSRGRRRSGMVSLISIISTLGIALGVAVLIVGLSAMNGFERELNNRILAVVPHGEIEPVNQPFHDWSGVLQRVEKVKGIAAAAPYINFTGLVESGPNLRAIQVKGVDPAQEVRLSALPQYVQNNAWQNFKAGQQQIIIGKGVADALKVKQGDWISIMIPNSSADHKLLQPKRVRLQVEGILALSGQLDHSFAMVPMADAQGYLDMGDSVTGIAIKVNDVFNANQLVRDAGEVTNAYVYIKSWIGTYGYMYRDIQMIRAIMYLAMVLVIGVACFNIVSTLVMAVKDKSSDIAVLRTLGAKDGLIRAIFVWYGLLAGLLGSVSGVVVGVIASWQLTNIIRGIEKLIGHQFLSGDIYFIDFLPSELHWLDVFYVLITALLLSLLASWYPARRASNIDPARVLSGQ; encoded by the coding sequence ATGGCTTCGCCTCTGTCACTGCTTATTGGTTTGCGTTTTAGCCGCGGGCGTCGTCGCAGCGGCATGGTGTCACTGATTTCCATCATCTCCACGCTGGGTATCGCATTAGGTGTTGCGGTGCTGATTGTTGGCTTGAGCGCAATGAACGGTTTCGAGCGTGAGCTTAATAACCGTATTCTGGCGGTTGTGCCCCACGGCGAAATTGAACCGGTCAATCAGCCTTTTCATGACTGGAGCGGCGTTTTACAGCGCGTTGAAAAAGTTAAAGGTATTGCCGCCGCCGCACCGTATATCAACTTTACCGGGCTGGTGGAAAGCGGGCCAAACCTGCGCGCCATTCAGGTGAAAGGTGTCGATCCTGCTCAGGAAGTTCGCCTCAGCGCGTTACCGCAGTATGTGCAAAACAACGCGTGGCAAAATTTCAAAGCGGGTCAGCAGCAAATCATTATCGGGAAAGGTGTTGCCGATGCCCTGAAAGTGAAGCAGGGCGATTGGATTTCAATCATGATCCCCAACAGCAGCGCCGACCATAAATTGCTGCAACCTAAGCGCGTGCGTCTGCAAGTTGAAGGCATTCTGGCTCTCAGCGGGCAGCTTGATCACAGCTTTGCAATGGTGCCAATGGCGGATGCGCAAGGTTATTTAGACATGGGTGACAGTGTCACCGGCATTGCCATCAAAGTGAATGATGTCTTTAACGCTAACCAACTGGTGCGCGATGCGGGCGAAGTGACCAACGCTTACGTCTATATCAAAAGCTGGATTGGCACCTACGGCTATATGTATCGCGACATTCAAATGATTCGCGCCATCATGTATCTGGCGATGGTACTGGTTATCGGCGTGGCCTGCTTTAACATCGTTTCCACGCTGGTGATGGCGGTGAAAGATAAGAGCAGCGATATTGCCGTGTTGCGAACGCTTGGGGCGAAAGACGGTTTGATTCGCGCCATTTTCGTCTGGTACGGGCTGCTGGCGGGGCTGCTGGGTAGCGTGAGCGGAGTGGTGGTGGGTGTTATTGCCTCCTGGCAATTAACTAATATCATCCGCGGCATTGAAAAACTGATCGGCCATCAATTCCTGTCCGGCGATATCTACTTTATTGACTTCCTGCCCTCTGAACTTCATTGGCTGGACGTATTCTATGTCTTGATCACAGCGTTGTTATTGAGTTTACTTGCCAGTTGGTATCCGGCTCGCCGTGCCAGTAATATCGATCCTGCGCGCGTATTAAGCGGACAATAA
- the lolD gene encoding lipoprotein-releasing ABC transporter ATP-binding protein LolD: MSNSILLQCDKLCKRYQEGKVQTDVLHDVSFSINTGELMAIVGSSGSGKSTLLHLLGGLDTPTSGDVIFNGKAMSTMSSSAKAELRNRELGFIYQFHHLLPDFTAMENVAMPLLIGKKNTDETRQRALEMLKAVGLDHRSNHRPSELSGGERQRVAIARALVNNPRLVLADEPTGNLDARNADSIFELLGELNVRQGTAFLVVTHDLQLARRMSRQLEMRDGRLTDELTLMGAH; encoded by the coding sequence ATGAGTAATTCAATCCTGTTGCAGTGTGACAAGCTGTGCAAACGCTATCAGGAAGGCAAAGTGCAAACCGACGTGTTGCATGATGTCAGCTTCAGCATTAATACCGGCGAATTAATGGCGATTGTCGGCAGCTCCGGCTCCGGTAAAAGTACCTTGCTGCATCTGTTGGGCGGGCTGGATACGCCGACCTCTGGCGATGTGATTTTCAACGGCAAGGCGATGAGCACGATGTCCTCTTCCGCGAAAGCGGAATTGCGTAACCGCGAACTGGGCTTTATCTACCAGTTCCACCACCTGCTGCCTGATTTTACCGCGATGGAAAACGTCGCCATGCCGCTGTTAATCGGTAAAAAGAATACCGATGAAACCCGGCAGCGCGCGCTGGAAATGCTTAAAGCGGTAGGGCTTGATCACCGGAGCAATCACCGTCCGTCTGAGCTTTCCGGTGGTGAGCGCCAGCGTGTGGCGATTGCTCGCGCGCTGGTGAATAACCCGCGTCTGGTGCTGGCGGATGAACCCACCGGTAACCTGGATGCGCGCAATGCAGATAGCATTTTTGAGCTGCTCGGTGAGCTGAACGTGCGTCAGGGAACTGCCTTCCTGGTGGTCACTCACGACCTGCAACTGGCGCGTCGCATGTCTCGTCAGTTAGAAATGCGCGATGGCCGTTTGACTGACGAACTGACTTTGATGGGAGCCCATTAA
- the lolC gene encoding lipoprotein-releasing ABC transporter permease subunit LolC → MYQPVALFIGLRYMRGRAADRFGRFVSWLSTIGITLGVMALVTVLSVMNGFERELQNNILGLMPQAIITSPGGSINPETLPAKDLKLEGVTRIAPVTTGDVVLQSARSVAVGVMLGVKPEEKDPLSPFLVNVKQTDLVAGKYNIILGEQLAGQLGIKRGDSIRVMVPSASQFTPMGRLPSQRLFTVIGTFAASSEVDGYQMLVNQQDASRLMRYPAGNITGWRLWLAEPLKVDVLSQQKLPQGTEWKDWRERKGELFQAVRMEKNMMGLLLSLIVAVAAFNIITSLGLLVMEKQGEVAILQTQGLTRRQIMAVFMVQGASAGVIGALLGACLGALLASQLNNLMPIIGAMLDGAALPVAIDPLQVIVIAIIAMAVALLSTLYPSWRAAATLPAEALRYE, encoded by the coding sequence ATGTATCAACCTGTCGCGTTATTTATAGGCCTGCGTTATATGCGTGGGCGAGCAGCTGACCGCTTCGGTCGCTTCGTCTCCTGGCTGTCAACTATCGGTATTACGCTTGGCGTAATGGCGCTGGTGACGGTGCTTTCTGTCATGAATGGCTTCGAGCGTGAGCTGCAAAACAACATTCTTGGTTTAATGCCACAGGCAATCATTACCTCGCCCGGCGGTTCGATTAACCCTGAAACCCTGCCTGCCAAAGACTTAAAGCTTGAAGGTGTGACACGTATTGCGCCAGTAACCACGGGTGATGTGGTGCTGCAAAGCGCGCGTAGCGTGGCGGTGGGCGTAATGTTGGGCGTGAAGCCGGAAGAAAAAGATCCGCTTTCGCCTTTCCTTGTGAACGTGAAGCAAACCGATCTGGTTGCCGGGAAGTACAACATTATTCTCGGCGAACAGCTTGCCGGGCAACTGGGTATCAAACGTGGCGACAGCATCCGTGTGATGGTGCCGTCCGCAAGCCAGTTCACACCGATGGGCCGTTTGCCAAGCCAGCGTCTCTTCACGGTGATTGGCACCTTTGCCGCCAGTAGCGAAGTCGATGGTTATCAAATGCTGGTGAACCAGCAAGATGCCTCACGCCTGATGCGCTACCCGGCGGGCAATATTACCGGCTGGCGTTTGTGGCTGGCTGAACCGCTGAAAGTGGATGTCCTGAGTCAGCAAAAACTGCCGCAAGGCACCGAATGGAAAGACTGGCGCGAGCGCAAAGGCGAACTGTTCCAGGCCGTGCGCATGGAAAAAAACATGATGGGGCTGCTGTTGAGCCTGATTGTGGCGGTTGCCGCGTTTAACATCATTACCTCGCTCGGTCTGCTGGTGATGGAAAAACAGGGCGAAGTTGCGATTCTCCAGACGCAAGGGCTTACGCGTCGGCAAATCATGGCGGTATTTATGGTGCAAGGGGCGAGCGCAGGCGTTATTGGCGCACTCCTGGGGGCCTGTTTAGGCGCGTTACTTGCCAGCCAGTTAAACAATTTAATGCCGATCATTGGTGCGATGCTGGATGGGGCCGCGCTGCCCGTCGCCATCGACCCGCTTCAGGTTATTGTGATTGCGATTATCGCTATGGCGGTCGCACTCTTATCCACGCTTTATCCATCGTGGCGCGCAGCCGCGACACTTCCCGCTGAGGCTTTACGTTATGAGTAA
- a CDS encoding acyltransferase family protein, which translates to MKNKQLWINHIKGLCICLVVIYHSVITFYPHLTQLQSGLPEYLAKSWIYLNLYLAPFRMPVFFFISGFLITRYIESVKWRDCIDKRLWNIFYVLLLWGVLQWLGISLINEWLAPELTRNPTSNAAYSETLLQFAVSMAKASTSLWYLYALVLYFLVFKSLRQYKVPVIVMLLAVNVVISFMPLPWWGMNSVVRNMCYYGLGAWFGPQLMSAMKAFDVRQHPLICAFDVRQHPLICAFAALLSAALYLVNVPVVISVVSIFVIMKLFYLLDSWRESRSDAFLNIVGSNTIAIYTTHRIIIEALSLFMIKKINQGALSDELLLIVLMLYPFASLAICTLAGLGFRKLSRALFGDVFFSPPAKMVTATEAH; encoded by the coding sequence ATGAAAAACAAACAACTGTGGATAAACCATATTAAGGGACTGTGCATCTGCCTTGTCGTTATCTATCACTCGGTGATCACTTTTTATCCGCACCTGACACAATTGCAAAGCGGGCTCCCGGAATACCTCGCTAAAAGTTGGATCTACCTGAATCTGTATCTGGCACCGTTTCGCATGCCGGTCTTTTTCTTTATTTCCGGCTTCCTCATTACCCGTTACATCGAGTCGGTGAAATGGCGCGACTGCATTGATAAACGGCTCTGGAATATCTTTTATGTTCTGCTGCTGTGGGGAGTATTGCAGTGGCTGGGGATTTCGTTAATCAATGAGTGGCTTGCTCCCGAACTGACGCGAAACCCAACCTCTAACGCAGCGTACTCAGAAACTTTGCTGCAATTTGCCGTCAGCATGGCAAAAGCCAGCACCAGCCTTTGGTATCTCTACGCGCTGGTGCTCTATTTCCTGGTGTTCAAAAGCCTGCGCCAATACAAAGTACCGGTGATCGTCATGTTGCTGGCGGTGAATGTGGTAATAAGTTTTATGCCGCTACCGTGGTGGGGCATGAACAGCGTGGTGCGCAATATGTGTTACTACGGTTTGGGCGCGTGGTTTGGCCCGCAATTAATGAGTGCCATGAAAGCGTTTGACGTGCGCCAACACCCGCTGATTTGTGCGTTTGACGTGCGCCAACACCCGCTGATTTGTGCGTTTGCCGCCCTGCTCTCGGCGGCGCTGTATCTGGTCAATGTCCCGGTGGTCATTTCCGTGGTGTCGATTTTTGTCATCATGAAGCTGTTTTATCTGCTCGATAGCTGGCGCGAAAGCCGCTCCGATGCGTTTTTGAATATCGTAGGTTCCAACACGATTGCGATTTACACCACTCACCGCATTATCATCGAAGCATTGAGTTTGTTTATGATTAAGAAAATCAATCAGGGCGCCCTTTCTGACGAGCTGTTGCTGATTGTGCTGATGCTCTACCCGTTCGCGAGTCTCGCCATTTGTACGCTGGCAGGCCTGGGGTTCAGAAAATTATCCCGCGCGCTGTTTGGCGACGTGTTCTTTTCTCCTCCCGCCAAAATGGTGACGGCGACCGAGGCACATTGA